DNA from Polyangiaceae bacterium:
CCCAGCCAGAAGAAGGCGGTGCCGGCCAGCGCCACCGCTCCTACGCCGGCCAAGACGTAGGACACGGTTGGCACGGACTTCTTCTTCATCTTGTCCGTGTCGAAGCTGACGTCGTCTTGGCCAGCCGCGGGGTCCTCCACGGGCGGTGGGGGAGCTGCCGTGTCGGGATTGCCGAACTGCACCTCGATGACCTTGTTCTTCTGTCCGGCTCGCAGGATCACTTCGCGCTCGACGGGGTCCTCCCCCTCGAGTTCGAACTTCACCTTGTGGGTGCCGGGGTCGAGCTCGATGCCCTTGGTGTCGAGCTGCTCGGCTACCACCTGTTCGTCGGCCGTGACCTTGACGTTCAGCGTCTCTTTGCCGGCGGAGTCTTTGGCCACTACCACGATGGATGGAAGCGCGGCGTTGACCTCGTCCAACCAGGTCAGACAGTCCTTCTTCACCGCCGACATGCAAGAGTCGCGCGCACAGATGATGAGCTGCTCACGCGCAGCCTTCAGACTGTTGTCGCGCTTGAGGGTCTGCGCTTCCACGTAGGCCGCCGCACATTCCTTCTTTGCATCGGCGTGCGCTGCGGTCGGGGCAAACAGCACGGCTGCCATCAACGAAGCCACTGGGGTCCACTGCCATCGAGGAATCATCTACATACACTCCGGTCGAACGTGCTTGATTCCGTTCTCGTCCACGTAGAACGGGCTGTCGCACTTCTTTTCCTTGGGCTTGGTTTCGGTCGGCCGCGGGGTGGGCGCCGGTTGGGGCTGCGGCTTCGCCTTGTCTTCGGTCTTGGGCTCGCTCTTCTTGGCCGTGCTCGTATCGACGGGTGGTGGCTCTGGCTCCACCGCCGACTGAGCGGGTGGTGGCGTGGGCTCCGCAAGGGGCTCCATAGAGGCCACCGGTTCCGGCACGGTCGGCTGAGCGGCGACCACCGGCGCGGAAACGGCAGCCGGCGATTGAACGACGGAGACGTCCGTCGCCGCCATCTGATCGCGACGCTTCATCATCAACAGAGTCAGGGCAACCAAGCCCAGGGTGGCGGTGATCACGACAACCACCGCGATCAGCTTGAGGTGGCTCTTCGGCGCGGGGGGCGGGTCCAGGGCAGGCAGGGGCGGGGGCATGGCTGCCGGTCCGGGTACGTACCCACCCGGATACGCTGCGGCAGCGGCGTAGTCGATGCCACTCGCTTGCGACGGAGCGCTCGGATAGGACGCGGCGCTCGGTTGGGACGGACCACTTGGATACGACGCCGCACTTGGATACGACGCCGCACTCGGATACGACGCCGCACTCGGATACGACGCGGCGCTCGGTTGGGACACGGCGCTCGGATACGATGCAGCGCTCGGATACGACACGGCGCTCGGCTGGGACGGGCTGGTCACGAGGGAGACCATGCTGACGCCAGAGCCCGTATGCTCACGAGGATCGCGCGGTCGCGGTGGTGGAAGCGGTCCCGAACCGGCGGGAACCATGTGCACAGCGCTGGTGCTCTCCATCTCGCGGACACGGGCCGCTCGCAGGGCAAGCGCTTGCTCGGCGACGGACTGCACCCACTCCCCCACCAGCAACGGCGACGCGACGCCCAGCGCGCGTTCGAGCGCAATGCCCATCTCTCGCGCCGAAGCAAAGCGGCCGTCGGGAGTGCCGGATAGCCCGCGCATCACGAGGTCATCCAGCTCCCGGGGCAACCCAGGGTTCACGCGACTCGGGGGCGGGAATCCTCCGGCGAGTACGTCCGCCAGCACCTGGGCTTCGTTGCTGGTCTGAATCAGCCGTCGTCCCGTCAGGCCTTCCCACAAGACGACGGCGGCAGAGTAGACGTCCGTGCGGCGATCCACAGGCTCCCCGCGCACTTGCTCGGGCGCCATGTAGGCAAGCTTGCCTTTCAGTTGACCATCTCGGGTCGACTGCAGGCGACCACTTGCCTTGGCCACACCGAAGTCGAGCACGCGCGCAACGCCGTCGATGCCGACTAAGATGTTCTGAGGCGAGACATCGCGATGCACGATGCCCAAGGGATGACCGTGTTCGTCCGTGGCCTCGTGCGCGGCGTGCAGCCCGTGCAGCACGTTGACGAGGATGCTCGAGACGATGGTTGGCTGCACTTGAGTGCGCTCCGCGCGACTCGCCTTGAGCAAGCGCGACAGCGACTCGCCTTGCACGTAGTCCAGCACCAAGAACACTTCTCCGTCGATGGCCACGACATCCAGCGTGGCCACGACGTTGGGGTGCTGGATGCGCGCCGCCAGTCGCGCCTCATCCAGGAACATCGACACGAACTCGGGGTCCCGCGCCAGGTGCGGATGCAGGCGTTTGATGGCGACCGTCTTCGAGAAACCGACAGGGCCGATCAGGCGCCCCAGATGCACCGTGGCCATCCCGCCCGCGGCGATTTCGTCGAAGAGCGCGTAGCGCCCGAAAATCCGTTCCGGTTGCGCTTGCATCATGGACCCCAGCATGGCCCGCAGTTCACCTCAGCTCGTTGGTCCACATACAGCGGTAGGGACGACCCGCCACCGTGACGTTGGACCAGGTGGTGTAGGCGCTGTAGAGGCCCGTGTACGCCGTATCCACGCCGCTCCACTTTACGATGGAGTCCCGAAGTTGGTTGGTTCCGCTGGAGCCGACGGCCAGATCTCCCGCCCACAGGGAGGCGATGGCGCCTTGGCCGTTGGGCAGTCCGTTGCGAATTGCCTCCATGTAGTCCCGCTCCGACGGCAGGTGACCTCCGAGTTTGCGACAGTCGTCCACCGCAGCCTCGAGGCTGGCCGAAGGACGATCGAAGTTGTCGAACCACATCTTCGCCCCCGAAGTGCCCGTCGGAGTCACGGCAAAACACCCACCACTGCAGTCGGCGGTTTGCGGGCCGGTGTAGGCGGTATCCACCGGGTAGTACACGCAGCGATGGAAGTTGGTGGTGGTCTTGTAGCCCCAGGTGATGTCGGTGGGATTGCTGAACCCCATCTCGGTCAGCGCGCCCGTCCAGCGAATGAGGTGCGAGAGGAAGTTCGTGCCGTTGTAGCCAGGCACGTCCGAGCCCCACATCCACTGGTTGGTGCCACCCGGCAAGCCTTGGGCGATGAGCTCTGCCAGCTCGAAGCTGCTCGGCAAATGTCCACCCTTCGCAAAACACGCGTCGTGGGCGTCCGCCCACGCCACCTTGGCGGCGCTGTCGGTGGTTTCGCCCTTCAGATTACTCCAGGTGGGCAGGTACTCGCCCGCGATCGTTGCGGGATGCCGACCCGAAGCGTAGTTCACACCCGCGCAGCGGAACGGCCGGTAGTTGGTCGTACCCGACCAGTTCCCATTCACCGAGAAGGTGGGTGCACTCGCCACGGCGGTCCAGCGCAAGATCGCGTTCAAGTCGTAGCGCACGGCATCAGCAGCGTGCAGGTAGGTGTTGGATCCGTTCGGCAGCCCCTGGAGCATCGCTTCGAACAACGTGAAGGATCGAGCCAGACGGCCGCGATTGAAACCGCATTCCCACATTGCAGCGCCCGTGGGCAGCGGCGCGCGATCCTTGATGTCGAGGTTGATGCGCTTGCCCTCGGCCTCCAAGTTGAAACAGGCCTGCCCGCTCGGCCCCTGGCAGTTGTTGCCCGAGAAGCTATCGGGCAGCGGAGCCGGACAAATGCAGCGGTAGGCCAAACTGGTGGTTTTGGCCACGTTCGTCAGCGCCCCGTCGCTCAAGCGCCCGCGTACCTGTTGGGTGGCATTGTAGGGCACCAAGGTCCAGAGCTGGTCCGTGCTGCTGGGCTGGCCCACGCTGGCGGACTGCGTGAAGCTCGCGTTGTAGAGTTCCGTCGCCGTCGGGAGACGCCCACCAATTGCCTCGCAAGCGGCCACGGCCGTGGGCAAGTCCCCCGGCGTGCGCAGCAAGCCGTCCCACTCGTTGCCGTGGTCGTCAGGAATGGGCTGCTTCAGCAGCGTCTTGCAGGCGATCACGCAGTTGCCCGCGCTGCACTCTTCGGTAGCGCCGCAGACCTTCCCGCACGTCCCACAATGGTTGGGATTGGTCTGGGTGTCGACACAGCTGTTGTCGCACTTGGTCTGCCCGCTGCTGCAGTTCAAGTCACAGTTCCCACTCGTGCAGACTTCCCCCGCGGCGCACTTCTTGTCGCAAGCGCCGCAGTTGTTGACGTCGCTCTGCAGATCGAAGCAGAGGCCGTTGCACTCCACCTGACCACCGGGGCAGAAGATGGTGCAAGCGCCATCGGTGCAGATCTGACCGGCGGGACAAGGGTTGTCGCACTTGCCACAGTGCTGACTGTTGGTCTGGGTGTCGACGCAGACCGAGCCGCATTGGGTCTCCAATGCACTGCAACTGGCGACACAACTACCGCCCTGACACTCTTGACCGCTCGCACAAGCTTTTCCACAGCCGCCGCAGTGCTGAGTGTCGGTTTGGGTGTTCACGCAGCTGCCCCCGCAGCTCTCTTCGCCGCTGCTGCACGAGGACGAGCATTGGCCGCCGGAGCAGCTCTGCCCCGCGCCGCAGGGAGTGCCACACGAACCGCAGTTCTGGGCATTGTTCTGCAAGTCGACGCAGGCACCGTCGCAGTTGTCCAACCCGCCGGGGCAGGAGTCCGAGCAGCTACCGTTGCCGCAGACCAACCCGCTATCACAGGTCGTGCCACACGCGCCGCAGTGTGCCGGGTTGCTCTGCACATCCACGCACAGATCTCCGCAGCGCGTGAGCCCCGAGTCGCAAGCTTCCGATCCGCCGCCTTCGGTGAAGCCGCTCAGGTCGGATCCAAAAGCAGAGCAGGAAGCGATGACGAAAAAGCCACTCAGGGCCGCGAACGCCCTGAGCCGGGCGGACAAGGAAGGCTTCGATTTCGTATGCATGAGTCTGACCGAGAGCTTACCTCGGCTGCCCGCGGCGAGCGACAGATCGACCGAGGTTTTGCCGGCCGTCGGCACATCTGCACACCTTTTGCGACATCAGCTCGAGGCGCCGCCCGGCATGACACCGTGCTCGGCCATGTACTGCATCATCATCTTGACCAGCTCCTCGGGCGGGGACACCTCGGGCTGCTCCACCGAGTCCTTTTCGTGCTCGAAACGCAGGATATCGAGCTTGGCAAAGGCCTCGCGCACGCGGGGCGTCAGCAGACCCAGGCGTCGCAGGTTGGGTACGATCTTGGAGAACATCATCTGACGGAACCCGACTTGGAATGGCGTGCTCGTCATCCAGGGCACCCACACTTTCGTGTCCCAGCCGAGCCGCTCGAAGACCGGCGACATCAGCAGCCGTTCCTTGAGCAGCTCTGCGCTGGCCATCACGAAGTCCTCGCGTTCGCGCAGCTCCGAAGCACTGAGCTCGCTGGTGTACAGGTCCTGAAGCGAGAGCACCCCAAAGGCGACGTGGCGAGACTCGTCCTGCATGATCCGCGCCGTGATGTCCTGAATGAGGGGTTCATTCTGCATCACGAGTCGCATCATGCCGAAGGCGGCGAGGGCCAGTCCCTCCACCATGATCTGCATGCCCAAGTAGGTGATATCCCAACGCGAGTCCGACACGATGTCGTCGAGCAACTGCGACAAGCTGGGATGCACCTCGTAGGACAGCCCGAGCTTCTCGGTCAAATAGCGGTGGTAGACCTCGACGTGGCGCGCCTCGTCCGCCACCTGGTTCGCTGCGTAGAACTTCGCTTCCTCCCAGGGCACGGTCTGGACGATCTTCGCCGTGGCCACCAGCGCGCCCTGCTCTCCGTGGAGGAACTGAGAGAGCATGAAGGCGTTCATGTGCAATCGAAACGCGATCGCCGTGTCCAGCGTGAACGGCTTGGGTGGGCTCATCAGCGTGTTCATGAACACGTCCACTTGCGCTTCCCGCGCGAGCCGCTCGACGTCGACGTCCACGGTCCAATCCAGATCCGTCGCGTTCCAACTCGCCGCCTTGCCCTTCTCGTACAGGGCCATGAGCTTC
Protein-coding regions in this window:
- a CDS encoding ferritin-like domain-containing protein, producing the protein MDYSQRNPVPLPTMGATQSVRSTIDTVFDWQYSLERQKLMALYEKGKAASWNATDLDWTVDVDVERLAREAQVDVFMNTLMSPPKPFTLDTAIAFRLHMNAFMLSQFLHGEQGALVATAKIVQTVPWEEAKFYAANQVADEARHVEVYHRYLTEKLGLSYEVHPSLSQLLDDIVSDSRWDITYLGMQIMVEGLALAAFGMMRLVMQNEPLIQDITARIMQDESRHVAFGVLSLQDLYTSELSASELREREDFVMASAELLKERLLMSPVFERLGWDTKVWVPWMTSTPFQVGFRQMMFSKIVPNLRRLGLLTPRVREAFAKLDILRFEHEKDSVEQPEVSPPEELVKMMMQYMAEHGVMPGGASS
- a CDS encoding MXAN_6577-like cysteine-rich protein, with product MHTKSKPSLSARLRAFAALSGFFVIASCSAFGSDLSGFTEGGGSEACDSGLTRCGDLCVDVQSNPAHCGACGTTCDSGLVCGNGSCSDSCPGGLDNCDGACVDLQNNAQNCGSCGTPCGAGQSCSGGQCSSSCSSGEESCGGSCVNTQTDTQHCGGCGKACASGQECQGGSCVASCSALETQCGSVCVDTQTNSQHCGKCDNPCPAGQICTDGACTIFCPGGQVECNGLCFDLQSDVNNCGACDKKCAAGEVCTSGNCDLNCSSGQTKCDNSCVDTQTNPNHCGTCGKVCGATEECSAGNCVIACKTLLKQPIPDDHGNEWDGLLRTPGDLPTAVAACEAIGGRLPTATELYNASFTQSASVGQPSSTDQLWTLVPYNATQQVRGRLSDGALTNVAKTTSLAYRCICPAPLPDSFSGNNCQGPSGQACFNLEAEGKRINLDIKDRAPLPTGAAMWECGFNRGRLARSFTLFEAMLQGLPNGSNTYLHAADAVRYDLNAILRWTAVASAPTFSVNGNWSGTTNYRPFRCAGVNYASGRHPATIAGEYLPTWSNLKGETTDSAAKVAWADAHDACFAKGGHLPSSFELAELIAQGLPGGTNQWMWGSDVPGYNGTNFLSHLIRWTGALTEMGFSNPTDITWGYKTTTNFHRCVYYPVDTAYTGPQTADCSGGCFAVTPTGTSGAKMWFDNFDRPSASLEAAVDDCRKLGGHLPSERDYMEAIRNGLPNGQGAIASLWAGDLAVGSSGTNQLRDSIVKWSGVDTAYTGLYSAYTTWSNVTVAGRPYRCMWTNELR
- a CDS encoding protein kinase, which codes for MMQAQPERIFGRYALFDEIAAGGMATVHLGRLIGPVGFSKTVAIKRLHPHLARDPEFVSMFLDEARLAARIQHPNVVATLDVVAIDGEVFLVLDYVQGESLSRLLKASRAERTQVQPTIVSSILVNVLHGLHAAHEATDEHGHPLGIVHRDVSPQNILVGIDGVARVLDFGVAKASGRLQSTRDGQLKGKLAYMAPEQVRGEPVDRRTDVYSAAVVLWEGLTGRRLIQTSNEAQVLADVLAGGFPPPSRVNPGLPRELDDLVMRGLSGTPDGRFASAREMGIALERALGVASPLLVGEWVQSVAEQALALRAARVREMESTSAVHMVPAGSGPLPPPRPRDPREHTGSGVSMVSLVTSPSQPSAVSYPSAASYPSAVSQPSAASYPSAASYPSAASYPSAASYPSGPSQPSAASYPSAPSQASGIDYAAAAAYPGGYVPGPAAMPPPLPALDPPPAPKSHLKLIAVVVVITATLGLVALTLLMMKRRDQMAATDVSVVQSPAAVSAPVVAAQPTVPEPVASMEPLAEPTPPPAQSAVEPEPPPVDTSTAKKSEPKTEDKAKPQPQPAPTPRPTETKPKEKKCDSPFYVDENGIKHVRPECM